Below is a genomic region from Trichoderma asperellum chromosome 2, complete sequence.
gaaaacgcgtaaaataattaaaattattttgtAATATTGTTTGTTCTGCCTCTTGGTAACAACAAGTAGGTACTAGTAATAGTGataaatagtagtagtaggtagtaaaCCAGTAATAATATCCATGGAGAGCCAGAAAATCTAAATCCATCAGGCATGCCTCCCCCTCAAAAATCAAAGTATGCTCAAGCAACATGTGTCTACACTGTAGGTAGATCGGTAGTAGTCAACACTACCTAAAAGaactttccctttccctttcgtTGTGTCCCTTCTCCTCGACGCCAGTGCTtcagaaagacaaaaaacaacaaataGACGCGCTGATACAAGTAGTAGATACGATTGACAAGCAGGTAAAGTGTTGATACACAGCTTAGCTCAAAGTAAGAAGCTAAGAGggggttgttgttgttgttgttgttgttgttgctcagacaaaggaaaaatagGACCAGTATAAGTAGTATCAAAaggacagacagacagacatattaataaaataatagacCGCTCAACTTGAACAGAGGCCAATACCCCCTTTTGCACAAAGATacatagaagaagaaggaagaaataaaagaaaaagaaagattggTCAGTTAAAAGACTGATGTTGGAAACTCATCGCCAGGTAGAGTGCAGTCTTGCTCGTCGACTTCTCGTCTTGACACCAACATCGCCATTCATCATTAGGCTCTTCCAGCGCCTGCCGACGCTGTGTCTATCTTTGCCCAGGCTGCGCGCGCAGTCCTGCCACTCCGTCTTGGACAGCCTCAGCTTCTCGAGCACCAGCTCGACGAGAACGCGATCGTCCTCGAGGCTCCATTCTGAGCCGTCCGCCTCAACCTGGAGGTCGGTGCCGGGCTTTTCGCTATCTTTGCTGTTGGCGCTGCCTTCCAAGAGGTGGATGTCGTGGAAATCAGAGCGCTCGAGTCCCAAGGGGAGTTGTTCAGGGGAGATGCGAGCGCGTTTTGGTGTTGATGGGGCTtgtggcgatgatgacgggGATGAGCTGTGTGTCATTTGTAGAGCCTCAGCACCCAGATCTGCCTCAGTGTCCATGTCGGTCTCATCGCTCCTCCCCATGTCGTCGTCAAGCGCGCGCCGGCGTTTGTTGACGCCCCTGGGAGGAGCGGGAGGAGTGCGCTTCGcgatcctcttcctcgttaCGGGCGTTTCGTCGCCTTTGCTATCTGACTTATTGCCACGCGCTCGTAGGCGCAGCTTCATAGGCGTGGGAGCGTATGCGAGAGGTGGTGTGGGGAGTTGTGTCAAGGTAGGCGCGGGCGCAAGCGCGCCGTGGTCGTTGCTGGGGGCGGTCATGGTGATGAGAGACTGGAGAGAGCGGCAGGTGTTCATGATGTTGTCGATGGAGTATTGCGCCGACAGCGTCGTAGGGCTGGAGGGCGGTGATACGAATCGGCCAGTGTGTGATCTGGTCGTAGGCGCGGCTCGCGAGCCGTCGCAAGAGAAGGCGGATGGGAGAAGCATGTTGGGCTGAGTGTGGTGTGTGGTGTTTCCTTTTCGCGGTTTAAGGTTGTAGTGAATGTGATGACGGACTTCTCGCAAGAAGCGTCTTTGACAATTGCGCGCGTAAAGCACTTCAATATGCGTTGTTGTGGTTGTTATTGGCTAGTTGTTCGATATGGTGGATGTGCGCGCGCGCGCTGGCAAACCGGGTCGATGAGAAGCGAGTGAATGACGCCGTTCCGGCGGTAGgttgaagaaagaatgacTGATATTGCGTGTAATAGCAGTAAAGACTTGGTTtgggacagcagcagccgtgTGTAGTGAATATATTGTTGCTAAGGATAGAGAGTAAgtatgttgttgttgtaggAACTTGGAGTGCGAACGGGAGGGCGAGGCGCAAGTAATTATGAGAGCGCTGGATGGTGCCTGTGGCAGGGGCTGGGCAGTTATTAGTGCTAGTGTTAGCGTTCTAGAGGGACCCTTCAGGCACTAGAGACACTGGCAGCGGGAGAGGGTCCAAGGGCCGGAAGGTGTCGGGCACCGTGCGAGTGGGAACGTTGTTTGGGTGGCAAGAGGAAAAAATTCATCAGCGCAGAGCACCAATATTCAGCGACCAGGGGAAGGGCCTCTTTTTTTAGGGGGCGCTGAAAGGGCCTGGAGAGGGGCCCCGTCCAGCTTTGCTGCCCTGGGGCAGGGGTGGGCGGTAGCCGGATGCGGCGAACGTTCTGGCGGACGGGGCTGGCGGATGTACCGCGTGGGTATTGCGTGGGTACCGGCAGCCTGCCGGTTGCGTCTAAAGGACGTGAAACAGGACGCAAGTGCATGAAGAGCGGCTACAGCAGGGGTACTTggaaaggagaagacgcACAATGTGCCGCGATGCCACCTCGCACGGTCTCGCCCACTACACGTCCAAATGCGGCGGGCGAGGAACGGTGCGAGTAATAGAAGGAGGAGTGTTAGTGAAATGAGCGTCCGTTTGCTGATTCACGCAGCAagttctcttcttccaaggcACCACGTACCGGTACTGACATGTGCAGCGCCCACAAGCACGACGCGTAATGGGATTGCAAGTAGCAGGTACCTACCGAGGAGACGGAAATCACCTCCAAATTGCAAAATGAAGTTGAACTGAACTGCTCGCTTGCTGCTGGCACTGCCTCCCCCGCAAACCCGCCTCGTTTCCTCTGCTCTTGTTTCTTGAGCTGCAGGCCGTGTCTCTTCACCGAGTCCAAGCTCAGGCTCGCCATGCAAGCACTTACTCGCTGCTCACGCCCTGCAGCAGGGCCACGGGGAAACAAAAATCAGCGGAGCATACAGTACGGATTCCGCCCTGTTTGGCTTGTTGCCAGATACTCAGGCCTCGCTCGACACTGTGCCGCATGCAGAATGACCGTGTTTGTCTCTGCGGTTTGCCTGTTTGTCTTGCCTCGTCCTTGTCCGTCGCGGCCCTtttgctcttcctcctccctcgCCAAGGCCCTCTGAGTCTCGGTTTCCCTGGAGCTGTCGAGCCTCGAGTCGTCATCTGCAGAGCATTTGcgggggagaagagggtCTGTTTCGATGTCGGtgtcgatgtcgatgtcTTGTCTCGCGGGAACGCCCTGGCAACAGGAGCCCATCCAGGGAAACCGGCCTATCGAAGAAATACGGCTACCTAGTTTCGATGCCGTTGAGGGAGTGCCCCCCTTTGCTCTGCGCTGCTTTCTTCAGCAGACTGCTCGGCCCCATCTGCTGTCTCATGCAACGCACCTTTACCAACACACACATCAGtgctctcctcttcttctctccaccCACACACACTAGCTTATAGCTGGACGACGATGTTTAACGGCCTTAAAGTGCGCGATTAGTGTCCGCGACCAAGAGGCACGGCTCGCCCTTGTTAGCTCTCAGCTCCTCTTTTCGCTCTCATCGCCCGCCACCAGAAGGGGCCGCAGTCGAGAACCAACGCTGCCAAGCAAGTTGTTGCTACCACGCCCAAAGGCCACCCAACATGCTCAACGCCCGTCAAGTGATGACGATAGAACTGTGAGCTTATCTCGCTACAGCTTGTGCGCCACGCACCAGCATCTTCCTCCCATGCCAGCTGTGCATGAGATCTGCCTCTTTGTGCCCGAAAACGTGCGGATCCCGGGTCAGATTCCGGCACGAAGACGCCACCATGTAACATGTTCTTGTTTCTCTGGTTCTctcggcttcttcctctgcttctacCCCGGTTCTTCCGGCCAATCTTCTCATACTGTATGATGAAGACGGTTTTCGATTGTCAGTCAACGCGGAGATGCATGCGCGATGCCGGCAGCGTCATCGTCCATCTATGAGGTCAATGTTTGTCTCCCTCCGGGTGGGAGACGCCCGCCCTGGCCCTGGAGCTCAATAGTCACTCTGAATAGTCCGTAAGCCCTTTGGAAGGAGTCCGATCTACCCATCTCGATCGATCTCCTCCCTGAGTGGATGACGCTTCTGCTTTGGCTGCCAGTATGGCCAATGAGTTTGGTTCTGCAATTGGAGCTGCCGGAGCTGTAAAGTCTCTTTTGGAGATGCTACCCAACTTGTCTGTTTCTCACGAGCACAGACAAAATGGTAGAAGAGAGGGAGTGTGATgactttctccttcttgtgcCAATAGCTCGCAACTATTGGTTTTGGCGACAGCCCTTTCAGATGTTCACGCAACACCACCGTCTGATCAGCTTGGCCCTTACTAACATTCTAACCATCTTGATGCCACTATTTTACATCAGCTGACCTCTAGTTCTTCAAATACCTCCTAGCCGCACTGCTTCTGTTCTACACCGTACAGCTTACAATGCGACGCCGCAGGGTTGTATTTCTAACGCAATGGCTTTGTGCAGCTCCTTAACCATCACACATTTTGTCCAAATTCATCAAAGCTCAGTCTCTCTTCAGCAGTTACGAGTACGAATTGCGACACAGCGCAGCACGATGGAATGAGGCGGTGCCTGATGGAGCGGCGCAAACAGCGCAACAGAGCAAACACAGGTCCAAAGTCAGCGTCAATCCACCCCCGGTGACGATGAGAAGCGCGTCTCCACGCGTGGCTGACGCGCTTCAACACGCCCCATAAATGACGCAGCCGTTCAGGCATCGCCCAATAATGGGCTGCAGTTTTGCGGGTCGAGTGACCAGCCACCCTtgctcgccatcttccgctTAAGAGCTTGCAGCTATAGCCACGAGGCAGCTTTGCCTGCACTTGCCTGCCATTGCGTGGAATTTGTGTGCTTCTCTCTCCGAGCTCCAGAGAGAACGGAATATGTGATGGCCTCTTCCTGGAACGAATAGCGGCAAACCGACCGGATAAGTGCTGGCTTTAAGACCAGTAGAGTGCTCTATTATGCAACGCTCTGCATAACACATGCTATATACTTCATACAATTTCATGCTTCTACCTTGATGCAGAATTGCTCCAGCGCTTACAGGTGCACAGACAAGCTTGGAATTTGAACAGAGAGCTCCTTTAACTGCCACGGGATCGACCCATCAAGGTCTCAGCTTTGTGGAGCTCACAGGGGACCCCCGAGATGCTCAAGCCGCACGTGTGACTGTGACGAAGCGCCGTCTAGCTGATTAGCTGTTAGCCTCGCTACCAGTTGACGCATGACATTATCGAGACCAGTTTTCAATACATAGAGCTTACAGCTAAAAGGTTGCATCCGCCAGGCACTCCCGTTTCACTCATTGTCCAATCGAAATGTGCCAGTGACGACACATATATCGATCGATTCCAAGACCAAACTGATACCAATTGATCTACCTGAAGGTGTCATCGATCAGCGTTTATGCTACTTCAATTTATGCTCTTGCTGGCCTCAGCGCGTGTTGAGGGCGAGATGGTCGTCAGAAGAATGACGGGCGTGCATGGTCCCATCAAATACCGCGATTATGAATGGAATCTGAGTTCGTCGTAGTAAAGAACATTACCAAATACATCATTTTCTCCCCCAGTCTATCTATAAAGCCGTATTTTGTTCAAGACGCCAAATCTTCATCAACGCCTCGTTTCAACGTACAATAGCCCAAGCTTTTGGTTTGCCAATGCAGCCGGCTACGCAAAAGGTCACATTCAATCACAGATAACGTCTCCTCCTCTGGCCATTGTCGCGCCAACGGCAGCATTCCTCACAGTGGTCAATGCACCGTCCCcacctccctctctctcctgcaTCTGTTCTCGCTCGTGACCAACGGTTGAAGAGCAGTTATGAGAGCCAAAAATGACTTTTGTGTGGCGTAGGACCTCGTGATGCCCTGGCATGTAGATTCGATGTTCAGCGTTGCATTGATATCCTTGAGGAGTGTTTTGTTGCTATGGCCTAATTACATCCAGTTGTGCTATTATACTATGCTTTTTATTCTGCAGAGCCCGGTGGATGGGACTCTTGCTTTTGTTGAGGCTGTGGAAGAAGTTGGCGGTGTGGAGGGCTTAAGAGGATTAGATGCTGATGTGTCTTTGGAAAGTAAGAGAAGGATAAAATTCAGTAGTTGTATTGCCAGCGTTTATAGCAAAATACTGGGCGTCTGCTCATGCTGTCGCTATAAGGAGTTGAGCCGCTTgcgatatatatatctacgATGAgctcaaagaaaagaaagagtgtttggagaagaagcaacATGTGAATAAATGAATATTAACTGCTCTAAATCAAGAAAAGGCACTGGCCacttaatttactttactttgcTTGCCTGCTTGCTTTCTTTACTTAAATTCCCTAAAGCAAACTCCCTCAAACGCCACCATGATAGAGTGCAATAGCCAAAAGGGAAACATTGCAAAAAAGATACGtcagaaacaaaaaaaaaagaaagaaaaaaaaaaagaaagaaaaaaaaagaaacgagaaaGCTGATGACAAGAACAGGGCAGCTTTATATCAAATTTCCATCTGattcctcgtcatcttcctcggcGTGCAATGTAATAACAAAAAGTGgtaagagaaaagaacaaagagaaaatgCAATGTAGGCTTATTATTCCCCTCGAAACAAGACATTAATCTCAAAGACCAAGTTCAGGGGTAACTCCCGtcattcttcctcttctcccatcttcctcatcgttgtcatatagtattaagaaaaagcaaactCCCCTCCCAGTAATAAGTCCACTTAACAATGCCTGCTGTATCaaaaaacctttttaaaatatttctGTTTTCAAaatctcctctctctcatcaagaatagttttctcttttccttctctctctctccttctgtgtatgtgtgtgtgtgtgtgcgcgCGTCTAGATAGAGTGGGGGAGGAATACAGTGTTCCTCAAATATCTCGCCAGTATTGTCTCCTAGCCCTTTTGATATTTCTGCTTTCAACTTGCGCGCTCTAAACAGCTTTGCATCAAAAGGCCAAAAacaacaataaaaaaaaagcttgctctctctgcagggggccaaaaaaaaaagtgtatAAACCAAGAAGCTTAGCATAAACGTCGTGATGGAAAGCACGCTCATGAAACATCAAACTCTCGCAGGCAAGACAAAATGATGAGCGGTTAtgcaagaaaaataaatggaaaggaaaggcgaaaagagataaaaaaaattattaccAAGGACAGTTTGGCTTTTTCCGGCAAGAATCCCTCGCTCAAGATATCCAAAGGAGAGGCCGTTCGTAAAGTATCCAAACCTCGCTTGTTTCGTATTAGTCGTGCCCACAACCGCCTAAAAGcgtgcttttcttcttctttatattcACGTTattccgtcttcttcttcaggctGAAGTTCACtgccttcctttccttttttttttcttccttttcctttctctctctcttttacatGACGATACAATCCTTATcgtctttgtttccttttgcTAGTTTGGAGCTCCTCGGAGAGGCAACGTCCATGGGAGTTCCTTGACCTGAGACGGCTGCTTGGATGATAGCCAGTCGCTGCTTGGCCCTCTCATCGCCCGCGTCTGCGGCCTTGACATACCAAACATTGGCCTCGAGAATGTCTCGTCTGCATCCGATGCCCATTTCAGTAAAGTAACCAACTGCATACTGAGCCTTGACGAAAcctaaaacaaaaaaaaaagcgtcgCGATTAGCGGTCGTGATCGGTTACAGTTTTCAACGATACAAATACAAGCTTGTCAACTTACCCAAATCTGCAGACCGGTGAGCCCATTCATacgcctcttcctcgtcctttTCCAGCATTGGTGGCGCACCAACCATGTACCACGCACACAGGCCCATCATAGCCGCTGCATGTCCACGTTCAGCAGCACCGGTATAGAAGTGAACGCTGAGTGCTGGGTCTCGGGGGCAGTTGAGACTTCCGTGCTCGTAAGCATCGCCCATGCGGAAATTGGCCTCTGGGTGGCCCAATTCCGCAGCCTGTGTAAATAGTTCGGCTGCATAGTTGAGATCGCGGAATACGTCGTCACCATAACCCGTTTCATACAAGCATGCCAGTTGGTAGGGGGCAGCATTATACTGCGCATCAGCAGACTCAGCGGCCAGCTTCAACCACTTGATACCCTCGCGAtatcttttctctccaagaTCTCCGGAAAGGCAGGCCTTACCAAGGCGGGTCATGGCACCCGGATGCCtcttggcggcagcggtACGCAGGAACTGGACCGCCTTGGCAGGATCTTTCCGGCATCCCCAGCCAAACTCATAACAGAGAGCCGTTCGGTAGGCAGACTCGGCATGGCCATGCTTAGCAGCAATCACAAAGAGGGGAAAGGCCTGATTGTGGTCTTCTTTGCCCTTGTTGAAGAGACCTGAAGCATAGCCGTCGGCAAGGTAATATTGCGCAAAGGGGTAACCTGCACTGGACAAGCGCT
It encodes:
- a CDS encoding uncharacterized protein (EggNog:ENOG41), whose product is MLLPSAFSCDGSRAAPTTRSHTGRFVSPPSSPTTLSAQYSIDNIMNTCRSLQSLITMTAPSNDHGALAPAPTLTQLPTPPLAYAPTPMKLRLRARGNKSDSKGDETPVTRKRIAKRTPPAPPRGVNKRRRALDDDMGRSDETDMDTEADLGAEALQMTHSSSPSSSPQAPSTPKRARISPEQLPLGLERSDFHDIHLLEGSANSKDSEKPGTDLQVEADGSEWSLEDDRVLVELVLEKLRLSKTEWQDCARSLGKDRHSVGRRWKSLMMNGDVGVKTRSRRARLHSTWR
- a CDS encoding uncharacterized protein (SECRETED:SignalP(1-26)~TransMembrane:1 (o6-22i)), yielding MSVLSITTFMLSFLVYTLFFLAPCRESKLFFYCCFWPFDAKLFRARKLKAEISKGLGDNTGEIFEEHCIPPPLYLDARTHTHTYTEGEREKEKRKLFLMRERRF